Proteins co-encoded in one Nicotiana sylvestris chromosome 7, ASM39365v2, whole genome shotgun sequence genomic window:
- the LOC138873582 gene encoding uncharacterized protein, with protein MCHHQKKGISRRKRAFRIVYGNWDKSFTALPLYMVALQQFNPKSVVEWKLEQSLGIPEFIFRYVFWAFKPAIDGFVHCRPVIFIDGTHVYGKYDIKMLIVVAVDANGSIFPSHFPFVPMKVRRLGHGF; from the coding sequence ATGTGCCATCACCAAAAGAAAGGAATTTCTCGGCGTAAACGTGCGTTTAGGATTGTttacggtaattgggataagtcatttacCGCTCTACCCTTGTATATGGTTGCTTTGCAACAATTTAACCCCAAGagtgttgttgaatggaagcttgagcagagtcTAGGAATACCAGAATTCATATTCAGATATGTGTTTTGGGCATTTAAACCAGccattgatggttttgtgcattgtcggcCGGTAATATTCATAGACggcactcatgtctatggaaagtatgatattaagatGTTGATTGTTGTTGCAGTAGATGCTAATGGAAGCATATTTCCCTCGCATTTtccatttgtgccaatgaaagtcAGGAGACTTGGACAtggtttttga